The genomic interval AAGGTGGTTGTTTTGAACTCAACTTATGTGTATCTGGAGaaacaatggaaaatgatAACACAGCCTCTTGTTGCATGCTTGTAAGCTCCAAGAATTGAGCTAGCATGTCACCGTCGAGTATCTTTGGTACTCCAGCCTTTATCCAGACAAACAAATGCAGAAGAACAGTAAGAAAAGAGGCAAGCTTTTCTGAATACCTGAATCCACATtaaaaaggagaagaagcaTGGAAAGACTATATTATAAAGCCCCCTCCCCATGGCCCCACCCACAAACTAACTTCCGCAATTCTACAAAATGTTGAAGAAGCATAACATCTAAAACGATGAGGATGAttgggaaaagaaaaggagagacAGAAAGAAGAAATGCTGCACAGCAAAGAGCTAATATTGAGACTTAATTGCTCCTagattcaataatttttttgctgACTAAAACTACAAGCATCAAAAGTTTCATCACCATCCACAGGGTTAATAATAAAAGTAACTAGTGCCTACTGCTCAAATCAAGTCTCGAAAATTTTTTCTTACCGGGTTTTCACAGCTTCGGTACTCATTATGATCATTGCCTAGTACAGGAGCAGTCAAGGGATGAACAATGAGTCTAGCTTGGACAGCTTCCAACAGTTCGTGCTCCTCCCtacaaaagaatttaatttatcaaacaCAATACCCCAAATTCAGACATAAATTAGACCAAACGGCAGCCTAGCCTACGCAGCACTGAAGACCATCCACATTTTCTTACATTTACCTTGGCTCATAATTGAAACAGGGATAACCAGTTTGGCAAGCTTCCCAGTTTTATGCATGATTAAATGATCCAACACTCTGGTGGTCTAGACCTTTGGCTACTACTCTTTACAGTAACCAAGAAGCTTAAATAAGTATGGTCTTGTAAAGGGTTTTGAGGTGCCATCTAAACAACACTGGTCAATATCATCCGTCaaacttttaattattctAGTTTTACTCTTTTACAATCTCATGAgttttttattgtaaaaatCATACCAAGGTGAAGATTTTATCAGTGTGAAGGCCCtctaaaaattatattaacaAGGAAATGAATTACTACTTCAACAGATATCTAATAACAAATCTTTTCTTTGCTTATGAGACTATCAAATCAGTTTTGTGAGTTAAGCATATTCACCCCCACCCCGAGGAGGGTGAAATTCCAGCTGTATTTGTTATACTTTATTGCTTCCAGTATCTTTCAATTtactaaattttattaaagaatAGATGTGATGTATCatgaaagaaggaaaagaaagaagaacaaGCAATTACCTTTCCCTTCACTCCCACATTTCAAATCTCTCAAAAAGTGGAGAGATATGGAGAGAAATGACAATAACGAATACGATTCCTTATACTTTTACAAGTCTGTACTCTATGGATAAAACATGGATAGAAGGTTCTAATACTTCCCcttgtattaaaaaaaaaaaagtgctaTTACtgtaaattcatttcacttccCTCCAATCTCAACAAAGAGAGATGAAATTTTACTTGAAATCGCTTCACTCGTGTCTTTGATATtacttttcatttctcttctcCCATCAATCCAATCACCTTTTTTTTACGTAGTAACCAGCATAATGAAGTACTAACTAAAGTGCCCATCCaacaaatttcataaaaaattaaaaaaataaatctgaCGGTGATAACATGACAGTCATCAGGAATAATCCACATCAATAACCACTGCAGCAGCCATCAATTTATATGGAAAGTTTGGCTATATAGATAAAAATCTTTGAACAACTCTTTGAAGCAAAGGCCATAACAACTGCAACAATTCTAAATGTTACTAATAAttcttgttttcttcattAGTGTACAATGATTTCCATCAAAGGTTTAGCtgcttcctctctctctcaaaacATTGGTATGGTTTAACCTTCAAGGTGAACATTTTCATCTTGTAccttattaattttaagtccttgattaaaatttaaaaaataatcctTAATACATTAGATTATAAGGTTTTcaagtttcttattttatgaaaaattaattcaataaaatattaaagataCCAAgagccaaaaatgaaaaagtttgactgtaaaagtcaaaaactAAACCAACATTTAGAGGACAAGCAGTGTGAGTATATAATTcaatcataacataacatttgTCTGACATGTAGATCCAAATCTTTGATCCTTGCTGTGATCTCCTAAGGCAatcatttttgaaaaaataaataatcctAAACCAACACTCCATATCCATTATATACAGTTGTACAGAACAATTAGGTAGTACTTTCAACAGAAAATGTAAAAGGTGAGAAGAATATTTtctaagaaaaaagaaagaaaacaattcCTTTGCCCCCAAACATTAATCCATACCTTGATATAGGAATGAAGATCATTATGCTTCCTAGGAGCGTGCTGGCCATTATAGTACCATGTGAAGGGTCAACACTCGCATTAAGACCCTCACAGCTGTTCAACAAATCATCCGCTGGGAGTTTGTAAATAAATGAACCCTACAAGGAAGAACATAGAACATCATCACAGAACTaggtaaaatggaaaaatcatatgcttcaaaaataatgaagtATATTATCATGAgcaaaaagaagcaaaagacAACATAACCACTGTACACTGTTCAGAATTTAAGCACAAAATGGGATCTCTAGAATgcaggaaaaataaaaatgctgCATATTATTCTGACCTATCAAAAACGGGGATGCCACAAAAGAAAGAACTTATTATTCAGTTTGATCAACCTATTTGAGAAGAAAATGTAGCAGACAAGAAATTCTTCTTCTAcatgcattatttttgtttactaGATAAAATCTGCTAGATCAAAAAGCTactccaaaaatttttttccccCCTGATGAATACTCCAAAATTGCAAaacattcaaaaataatacatTAAACTGATAAACCATAATGGCAACTTCTCATAAAGATGATGTCCACCTTTTtctcaatcaattaaaaacaaaCATCTTCCACAACATCAGAGCATGATTATTTCAAAGTCGACACACATAAGAAGTGAAATTCTATAccatgaaaaaattttgagaaaatataGTTGTTAGTCAAAGCTACATACTTCTAGCATATTTTGACCTCACAACAActcaaaaaattcaagttaAATGATTGCACTAATGCTGCATACTAGTCAAGATGACCCTCTGATAGATTCCCAAAGAACTCCATACTCAAACAAATTGAATCAAGCTCTCAATACCTAAAAAGGAGGTCCCATGAATTATATATAACAAACCGCTGCATGGGGTCATATGTAGCCACAAAACACCAATACCTCTACCATCAATTGAAGTGCTATACTACATTTTCATTATAGTTTACTCTTGATCACCCCATTTTCACTGTCCTCATTATTGCTTTCCTACATGCAAGACTTCTCTTATTACACCATTAGAATAACCAATTTATTTCACATTTTTACTCTGAAAGCAACAGACTTGAAGTAGAGCCTGGAATTTTCATCTTCCATCAGGATTTCACAGAACAATAGAAAGATAATACTGTTGTTCAGCCACCAAGGTCAGTGATCTTTAGTTGGCCTTCAAATTTGCTAACAGGACCTCACATTACCAAATGTCTCTGCAGAAAAAGTAATCATGAAGCACGTTAACTTGCCTTCCTGATGCTCATGGCAATCTCACCCATATAGTATGCACTAGTCAGTGTCAAGTTGCGTTCAGGACTTGCATTATCTGGgacataaaaaaagaataaattgaGTAAGTTTTTCCATGCAGAAACATAAGCATGCCAGCAGGTAAAATACACATTAACAAAGAGATTATCACactttcattatttatttcctCTCTGTTCAATTGTTTGGGTTGAGGGGTTAATCTCCATTATTTCCTAGACACAGACCATGTTATCTGATATAACTAAAAGAAGATCTTGATACTGCtcctaaaacaatatttcCTCTTCACATTTGTATTGCCCTAGGAGCAGTACTCTCTTTTAAAACTTGACTGCTTAATTCTTTTTACTTTCTCTTTTTACAAGGTTTAGGCCGTTTTTACATAGTTTTGGGCTTTTGTAGTCTTAAAGTAATTGCCAGTTGggatattttttcctttatttccAGAATTCCATTCTCTCCCTTCCCTTACACATACACTTGAACTTCGAATGTTATTTctgtttatattatttaaaaaaaaaaaaaacatatctTGCCCTTGGTACATATCTccatgagaaaattaaaatatgtaagGTCAAAAATTTTGTGTATAATGAAAGGGGAGAAAAAGAGATGGAGAAAACCATGAGGATAAAACAAAGGCCATTTAAGGAAGGtttgattaaaaaagaaatagggGTTTATCATTCTTTCAATATGATTTAtcacttcttctttttttttttttttgaaaagcactGATTTATCACTACTATGTGTCTAAGGTCAAagtatttatcatttttcaatGATACGTTTTAATCTTGTATATCTAAGATTCAAAAATCCAAGAACTTTCATTAGAATAGAATTTTGCCCACAAATATTTGTTTCTGGCTATAACTAAAAAAAACTTTAGTAAATAGTATTCTTTTATGattaatcataatttaataaacTTGTATTCTAAATGTAGTTGTAtcaatcatttaaatataaaattattcttcTTTAAGAAAACTTTAAAAGACATGCTTCACTATGTCCAACAACATGACACATCACTAACATATAATCACATCATCtgattaataatattttttagcTCACTAATCTTATATATTGTTAAACTATTCTAAAAATGTTGtacatcaaaatttattatacaattaacatgcaatttattttcaatataccattttatttagggcCTGCTACAACACAGGTTATATGGCAATATATAATTTCTCTACACAAAACAGTTTTCTTCCTTTGCACAACATGAGTCTATTTTCACAACATTGAAGCCATAGCCTTTAGCCAACCATAGCAAAACTAATAAGAGAACTTGAAAGAGAAAGGTAGGCTTCACAGaacttaaaagaataaatttatatatgcCCATACATTATGAAAAGATTAATGGTTTCACATAAAAGTTCACAGAGAACTTACCTTCCAGACGATCTGAACAAGACAAGACAGCAACGCTGCCCTTACGATCTGAAACAACAGCAGTATCAACATCTGTAAGAACACAATCAGCAACTAACCTCTGGGATGGGTCACAGTATGTTTGATCCAGCTTTTTGGTCTCCTAGCATATGTGAAAGCATAGTAAATTCAGAACAAATATCAGAGACAAAATCCAATTAACACCTACAACTATCCAATTGGCAAGGGTGTTGTAGGTAGGTATGGAACAACTGCTTACACTATAagctttaaaagaaatgacattgaaaacaaatttactTTTACAAATCTGCAATTTTTTCTCACCTCATGATATGAATAGAAAAGAATGCCATCACGACAATCGCCTACTGCAATTCTAGTAGAATGTGCAGTCAATGACATTATCATAAACCGCGTCCTCGCTAATGCAAATCTTCTCACCCTTTGAGGATTACCACTTAGAAAAGCACATACATAAAACTGAAAGAAGAGGATCAACATCTTCAAAAGCTTATTAACAGAATGACTCTAGCATCTTAAAGgaataaattatgattttttttcaacttacaGTATTACCAGCAGAAGCCAAGAAGTAATGATCTAGATATGGACATATTGCAAGTACCATTGCAGGCCAAGTGGTCGCATAAGCTAGCCGCAACTGCCATGCTTCAGTTTCTTCCAGTTTTATTCCATCACAGCTAGTATCATCTGGGCTACTGCATATACTACTGCTTGATAGTTGTTCATTGGCATGGCCAACAATTTCACAGAATGGTGAGTTTCGTTGGGAAGATGACCCAGCCATAGAAGAGAACGTCATTGAACCGCTATCTGAATTTTGCACATGTTCAATGCAGAGGACAATTAGACGGCCCTTGGTGCTGTagcaaaaatggaaaaagagaaaaacttaTTGTCAATCAGAGGGATTCCCAAGCCCCTTTCTGGGAAAATAATTATCCAGTATCAGCCACCATGCCTTCTAGCAAAGATACAAATTTCAGCAATTCAAtactaaaaaatatgaaaaatatggaTAATAAAGTAAATGAACCTTTCAGCTTCACCACTGGGCATTATTGCTGGACCAGGAGACAGACTAGTTCCAACAACCAGAACCTGCTCATTTCCAGCCCTAACTAGCTCCATGCATTTTCCTGTTTCTCCAAGTTCCAGTTTGAAAGATGCCACCACAGAGACAGTAAGGGGGTCGACACAACAAATATCAGAAGAACATGTATCGTTACTTAGATCGGTCCTCATCACAATTAAAAGCTTGCTTTCACTATGATACAGGACCTTCCGAGGAGTGCCTCCAAGATGAAACTTCTGCACGTTAAGCCGATTACCGTGCACCATCTCCACCTAAAACATCATGCAATTGATCATATATATGAACCaaacaaggaaaataaaagaagcatTCAAAAGCAACACTTACATATTATAATATCATGAAAGGAGAACAATTAGTAACATTGAGCCAATCATTCACCAGTCTAAAGATTGAGCCAATCATTCACCAGTCTGAAGTTTGGCTGTTCTTACCATAAATAAGAAACCACAATCTTTTAAGAACTATCTATTACTAttaatcatgtttttttttctacgAAGAAAAAGGTTGTAATAATATCATTGAAGTCATTGAAGGCCACCTTTACTAAATTCCCCCTAATGTCCACCACACAACTTTTGTCACCCAACCCACTCACAGATCCCTCATGACCTTCTTCATTTCTACAGATCTCATGACAACATACACCAGCAGCTGAGATCAATTAAAGTGTTGCAGAAATTGCACTAATACAAAGTTAATAGTTTCAATTGATCAGATACTAAATTCCAACAACAGTTTTCtatttactatattttttattcaactgCCTTCATTAAGCTATCAAACCATGTGCTTGGGTTTCCTTTACATGAGAAATGGGCTCACCATATgccaaaaagcaaaaaatccTATATTCagataaataacaaaacaCATAGACACAGGAAAATACCAAGGTGTGTTGAGTATTTGGCAATTAATTTATGCATCAGGGATAGAATGGATGCAACGATAAACATCCAGTAAGATTCAGGATGAGTAAGCATCGGTAATACGAATGAGAATATTGCATCCCTACTTTTGTAAAAGGGAACCTTACATCAGAACTTAGAAAACAGCAAGTCGATTATCATTTTGAATAGTTAACCAGCTTCGCTTGAGTCCATTTAAATATAGTGTTGGTACTGAAGTGCTGAAATCAAGCTCACCCATgctttgaacttttttttttttgacacaAAAGGGAGCACAATGGCTCAAACCTAGGATCTCTATCCAAATCCCACCCCACTCTTACCACTTAAGCTAAGCCCAAGTGGCTGCTTTGCACTATACAAGTGTGAAAATGAATCCCCCAACTTggacaggaaaggaaagatgCCATCAATATTCAATAGGACATTAATGCTAGCTCTACACAGTGGAAGTTCCACAAATAACAAGTAGACCATCAAATTTTCCAACATAATTTGTGATAATACAATATCTGAAGGAAAATGTAATTCACAAGAAAGCATTTACATCTAATAATCTAATGCAAGCATTACCAAATTCAATAAATCCATACATTACCAAATTCAATAAATCCATACAATCTTATATTTGTTACTAAGCACACAGACAAACCTCAAAGTATTTATGGAAAGAGAACTCTGACAAAAATGAAGCCAGAAAAATATAGCAAATGTATACAATGCCAAAAAAATTATGGGCAAATAGTTCATATCCAGCATTTACTTCAGAGAATTTATTCCCAACagtcaaaaaagtaaaaagctACCATTTATAGAACATCATGGTCAAATAGTTCAATCCAGCATTTACTTCAGAGCATTTATTCCAAACAGTCAATAAGTCAAAAACTACAGTTCCAGGGTAGAAACACAAACAAGTATCCTTAACAGAATGATAGTTAAACAACCACAGTAATTCAATTGTCAACAGATAATGATTCTTACCAAATGTAAACTGTTTTCTGTGACAAACAAAATTCCTTTAGGGCATTCAGCAGAACATACAGGGGTTGCATGTGTGGAAGGTTGAAATGATATAGAAGTATAAGAAAGGCTGTGCCTAGCCGTATGCAATAACCAAGGCCTGTCACTGAGAGCTATAATATCAGCATCAAGTGAATCACTCAGGGGAACCAGGAAAACGGGGGTAATGCCAATTCTACGGGTCGCAATCAATTGAAGATTAATAGGAAGGTCATCTTTCTCACTCACATTAACAGCACATATCTCTGAACCGAATAAATTTGCAGTTTTTGTATTCAATAAAACTCTATCAACATTTTCCGGAAGAGGACTAGTAGAACTACAACATTCTGATGAAGAAGTAGCAACAGCAGATGGCCACTCAAATCGAAGCAGCATTCCATTCCTCAACCCTGACAGAACATAAAACTGATCAACTAGTACTAGCCTTACGTCTTGAGGAATGCAACCACTAACAGCAGTTTCCATAGCACTTGCTAGTGAAATTGTTCCAGTAGCAAGAACTCTAAGACCTTGAGGTGTAAATGACAGAATTTCGACTGAAGGCCTATGTGTACCAATAACAAAGGTGATACCCATGCCAACTCCAACAGGAAGAACAGCCGTGTGGATATTATCCACCGGATTTAAGGAAGAGCTTGAATGCCTTGGCTCAAAATGCTTCTTTGGTATTGATATGCATGATAATTCATACCGCAATTTCACATGCTGTAATTCATAAATTTCATGATGATATGCAGATAGTGATCTGACCCCAagaataaatagaaaatatggaTTAGAAGTAGAGACAACTATCAAATTTTGCCCAACTGCCCCCAAACTAATACTTATGTTATCTGGGGACCAAGATGTGCAAACTGGAGAAGACAAAGGGATACCTTCAGAATGGGCAGCCTTCGTAGGCAAACAAAGCCTAATTGCATTTTGGTGAATCTGGACAAGCTGACCATCACCCACAAGGCCACATGCCAAAGTACATACGTCAGGTTGGAAACCAACTGAATCAGTAACGTCAGTAAAGCTTAATCCAACTGAAAGTACCCTAGTTTCTTCAACAAATGATAACACAAGAAAAGAATGATAAGAATCTTCTACTTTCATCTGAACTGTCCAAGTTCCAGTTATGCCTTGGTAAATAGCAGCAGTCTTTAAAAGCTTTTCAACACTAATACCACTTTGTATAATTCTTAATGATCCCTCTGGTGCAACACCACAGCATGCAAACATTTCATCACGTTTCTCACCATGGTAATCCACTATTGACATGTCCAAGATTGGTGCTATATTTTGAATAGGACTTGTGTATATTAGCCTCTCATTTTCTACCTTAAGGACCAGACCATCCCCCATTTCTACAATTGCTACCAGGAACCCACCATCCACCCACAAAAGGGACTTGCAAGGTTGACCCCTGTAGAGACAATCAGATATATTCACTTTCGGATTATCAGAATCAAAAGAAATCTCAATCATGAAAAATTCTCCAGTATCAAGACAAAAAATCATCCTTGGACTTCTATCACTTTTTGGTTCCCAACTAAATGAGCATACATGTTTGCAGGTAAATTTTCCATTGCCACTGTCCCCATCTATACACATCGGATCATAATCACTCAGCTGAAGTAAAGCGCATGCAGCAACATTAAATAAGCCTTCATCATCAACATCATGTGCTCTAAATGAgtcttcaataaaattttgttcttctaGTGTATGGCCTGAAAAGTTTAAGGTTGTTCTGTACACACAATGGGGATTGTGTGCATCACTAAGATCCATCAGGAGAGCATCACCAACCCTCAATAGGAATGCAAATCCACAAGAATCAGGTACTTCGACAATGCTATGTGCTAGTGGTCCAGCTTCAAGATATTGCGAAACAACATAAACTGCACGTTCTTTAATATTCCATCCCAACAAAACCAGTTCATTCAGGGCATTTCCTTTCCTGCAGCAACAAAAAGTAGCCCTTTCTTGATTAGCCTAAGcataaaatttgataaaagcATCCCATGGGAATACAAGAAAACTGTAAATATGACTATTTCCTAGATGGTAATTATACATTCAGTTCATACCTATTCAGAACAATGGCTAGAACAGGATTGTGCTCCTTGTTTGGTTGGAAAGAATCTTTTGAAACAAAGCACATGCTCCATATTGTACCACGTATACTAGTTCTTTGGGCACTTCTGGTAGAACTCACACTGCCTTCATTTTCAGgaggataaaatattctctGAAATACTCACAAATAAGATCTCATAACTCCATACGCACagtaaaaacaaacaaaagccatccataAATTGCTGCCGCAAcacaaaagtttgaaaattgCAATACCTCATCAATAATATCATCCCCAGCAGAcattgaaagggaaaaaagagcCAATCGATCTTCATAAGCACTAGTAGCAATGAAACAGCCActgtaaaaggaaaataatagaAGTTAGGGCCATCCATGGCATTGCTAATTGCAATACTTTTCAGTACTTCTAATGAATCTGGTTTCAACATGCACACAGAGACAAGAAAATAACATACAAAGCTTAATATTTGGTACAATTCAACATACGTGGAATCAACAGCTAGCATTCTTCCAAGTTGATGCCTTGAGTTTCCAGGATCAGAAAGCTGAACATGGGCCACGGGAAAAAacctatttcaaaaaatatgtATTGTCACAGTAGAAATGAGCATACCAAGACGTCAACAGTAGAAGCACTTAAGCACCTTCTCTATCAACATGGAAAATTGAACTACAGGACAGAAAATACAACCTGTGCATCTCAATGCAAAATGTGAGAAATGATAGCTTTCCAGAATCAGAAATAACAATCAACAGGTCTTTCCCACGCAtctaaatgaaaaaaaaaaacgaaagaaaatcaatttaacataaaatgCTATTACAATATATCACAGAAAACTGCTTGTAATCATATTTGCTTTACTTTACTCTAGCAAAttaattcttaaaaaaataaagcaagaAATCACTTCACTGTGATGAATGAAAATCAAGAGGAGATGTCCTACAATGCTTCCATTATAGGTTTCTGTGCAGACCTGTGGATTTCGTGCACAGACCTTCTCATTCCAAGGTAGAATGGCAAGATCCTTAATGGTACCAAATACAGTCTGCTCACAGATAGATGTCACAATACCATCTTCACCCATTATTACCAGCTCTATGGACGTCTCCTGAATAATACACCACCGTACAATCAGTCAGATTAGATATCTTTTTTACAGGAGCATGATAAATTCACTACAATTTcagaagcaagaaaatcaactCATACAACAAAGAGTCATTCTCAAAGCAGAGCAAACTTAGACAGCTTTCTGGGGGAATAAGATCAACAATCCATAACCCTTTATTCCTTTTAATCTAAACCTGTGTCATTTTTGGTTGGAAAAAGTCTtctatatttatttgtttattatattacatttaaaaaaaaaatcaattgcaACCCCTTTTCCATATTGGCTCATGATGCCACTATTCCAAATGAGGacctctgttttttttttattattactatttagATGGCTTTTGCAAGACAATTCTAAAACTACACTTTTTTATTCACAAAATTAAGTTTCTAGCATAAATTGAAATGAATGATAACACCTAATTGGTTACTAAAACATTTAGTCTTCATGAGCATGCCTATTTCAACATTTAAGTCACTGTCTAAGTCAAGTTGTGAAACCGACATGATTTTTGGACCTAGTGATCTCCAAGAATCAAATATCTCTAATAGCCTTATATAAACTGTTTTATTGAAGCAAGAAGACATTAAGGAGcacatgtaatttaaatttctttctctttacaGCATTATCCATTATCAACAGTTCTCCCCATTTTATAAGGTAATCATTTACAGTCAATAACTTAAAAGTGTCTGCACACACGTAGTGTGTGCGTCAAATTCTAATGTGCCCCTGGTTGAATGTCTGCAGGCGTGTGTTGGTGTGATATGATAATGTGGCATTCAAGGAATTTTTTATCTGAAGTCATAAGATTAAAGTATCATAGTCCATTACAAAGAATGAGAGGGACATTAAATAGGATGATAAAAATagatataaataaaaaccaGCCATAGAGTAAAATGGAGGTATAGCAAATTGAATATCCAAGCTATAAGataaactaaaattattaGAAAGGACCATGTTTCGAGCATTGGGATTTAAACAAGAGATAAAGCTATGTCATTAGAGAAATGCTATTGGCAGAGTTAATGGTCGTGCTGCAATGAACCATGCAAATATCAGTTAGAATGTAAGTAATTTCTGGTTCATACGCATATTTTGTCAAAAAGCATTACATTCAAAACAGTgaaattaacaataattaaatataggATAAGGAATATTCGACTCTTTTCCTAATAGAATTCACCTCTCACAAATTAAGATTAAACCACACAGAGTGTATTTAAAGCCTGAATAAACAAAAACtcttaaattgaaaaaaaaaatgaaagtacGGTCTAAATGCAAGTTGATTATTGTTTCTAGTAGTCAGTAAATTGATCAAATTCGTATGAATAAAAACCGAAATGAATACAAAGGAAGCACCTTGCCGAAAACGACGTCGAAGGAAGACGGAGAGCGGAGATGACCATAAGCGACCTGTAGAACAACGCTTCCCCTGAGGACACACTTTGCAAGGTAGTTAACGCCTTGGGAAGAAGCAGTCGCCGACGAAGATGAAGGCGAAGAGGAAGATGCTTTTGCGGTCGAGCACTCTTCCTCCGAGAGcgccattttctttttgttgtccTTTCGGGAGTGGAAGAGCTagggtttttcctttttgcctGATCGGATTTTTGGAATTTCGTTTCTTATTGTTAATCGAGAAGAGAAGGGTTTACTTTAGGTTAGATGGAGATGGTGGTTTCTCCTGCGGAGAGTGGTTCCATGCGGTGCGAAATGAACATCAGAGGTGTTCTTTCTGGAGCCTgtaaactctttttttaatttaatttgttggCATCACTGTCTGTGAGAGAGGGACAGACCAGAGAAAAGAGATGGGATTACTTAAAtctggattttttttttaatgtgatTATTTGGATTTATCACACAAatccaaaatgaaaaaaaaaaaaaagcagatTAGTGAATGCTTTCTTCTCATAAAaatctcttattt from Theobroma cacao cultivar B97-61/B2 chromosome 5, Criollo_cocoa_genome_V2, whole genome shotgun sequence carries:
- the LOC18599196 gene encoding pre-mRNA-splicing factor RSE1 isoform X2, which gives rise to MALSEEECSTAKASSSSPSSSSATASSQGVNYLAKCVLRGSVVLQVAYGHLRSPSSFDVVFGKETSIELVIMGEDGIVTSICEQTVFGTIKDLAILPWNEKVCARNPQMRGKDLLIVISDSGKLSFLTFCIEMHRFFPVAHVQLSDPGNSRHQLGRMLAVDSTGCFIATSAYEDRLALFSLSMSAGDDIIDERIFYPPENEGSVSSTRSAQRTSIRGTIWSMCFVSKDSFQPNKEHNPVLAIVLNRKGNALNELVLLGWNIKERAVYVVSQYLEAGPLAHSIVEVPDSCGFAFLLRVGDALLMDLSDAHNPHCVYRTTLNFSGHTLEEQNFIEDSFRAHDVDDEGLFNVAACALLQLSDYDPMCIDGDSGNGKFTCKHVCSFSWEPKSDRSPRMIFCLDTGEFFMIEISFDSDNPKVNISDCLYRGQPCKSLLWVDGGFLVAIVEMGDGLVLKVENERLIYTSPIQNIAPILDMSIVDYHGEKRDEMFACCGVAPEGSLRIIQSGISVEKLLKTAAIYQGITGTWTVQMKVEDSYHSFLVLSFVEETRVLSVGLSFTDVTDSVGFQPDVCTLACGLVGDGQLVQIHQNAIRLCLPTKAAHSEGIPLSSPVCTSWSPDNISISLGAVGQNLIVVSTSNPYFLFILGVRSLSAYHHEIYELQHVKLRYELSCISIPKKHFEPRHSSSSLNPVDNIHTAVLPVGVGMGITFVIGTHRPSVEILSFTPQGLRVLATGTISLASAMETAVSGCIPQDVRLVLVDQFYVLSGLRNGMLLRFEWPSAVATSSSECCSSTSPLPENVDRVLLNTKTANLFGSEICAVNVSEKDDLPINLQLIATRRIGITPVFLVPLSDSLDADIIALSDRPWLLHTARHSLSYTSISFQPSTHATPVCSAECPKGILFVTENSLHLVEMVHGNRLNVQKFHLGGTPRKVLYHSESKLLIVMRTDLSNDTCSSDICCVDPLTVSVVASFKLELGETGKCMELVRAGNEQVLVVGTSLSPGPAIMPSGEAESTKGRLIVLCIEHVQNSDSGSMTFSSMAGSSSQRNSPFCEIVGHANEQLSSSSICSSPDDTSCDGIKLEETEAWQLRLAYATTWPAMVLAICPYLDHYFLASAGNTFYVCAFLSGNPQRVRRFALARTRFMIMSLTAHSTRIAVGDCRDGILFYSYHEETKKLDQTYCDPSQRLVADCVLTDVDTAVVSDRKGSVAVLSCSDRLEDNASPERNLTLTSAYYMGEIAMSIRKGSFIYKLPADDLLNSCEGLNASVDPSHGTIMASTLLGSIMIFIPISREEHELLEAVQARLIVHPLTAPVLGNDHNEYRSCENPAGVPKILDGDMLAQFLELTSMQQEAVLSFSIVSPDTHKLSSKQPPSRIPVKKVVQLLERVHYALN